A portion of the Glycine max cultivar Williams 82 chromosome 10, Glycine_max_v4.0, whole genome shotgun sequence genome contains these proteins:
- the LOC102661354 gene encoding uncharacterized protein, with the protein MKILFYVYQNPVEVPWEANQFGLPEIGAKFYITHADLAEIISGDKCLNIAILQLWTIFMNECGRSKADQSLYGLLEPQSIQNAKERRQQCQQYIETWVKESQRQLYLGAYLNQAHWQLFVLHPRENTVVWFCSLRKKPDINIKGAINRFYSNIQIMASFSW; encoded by the exons ATgaagatattgttttatgtgtaCCAGAATCCAGTGGAAGTGCCGTGGGAGGCGAACCAATTTGGACTTCCTGAGATTGGGGCAAAATTTTACATCACACATGCAGATCTAGCAGAAATAATATCAGGTGACAAGTGTTTAAACATAGCGATACTACAATTGTGGACCAT ATTTATGAATGAGTGCGGTAGAAGCAAAGCTGATCAGTCACTATATGGTTTGCTGGAGCCTCAATCTATACAAAATGCTAAGGAAAGACGTCAACAATGCCAACAATACATTGAAACATGGGTCAAGGAATCACAAAGGCAGTTGTATTTAGGAGCTTACTTGAATCA GGCACATTGGCAACTATTTGTTCTCCACCCAAGGGAAAACACGGTCGTTTGGTTTTGTTCTCTGAGGAAGAAGCCTGATATTAACATCAAAGGCGCAATTAACAGGTTCTATTCAAATATACAAATCATGGCATCCTTTAGTTGGTAA